A genomic region of Devosia ginsengisoli contains the following coding sequences:
- a CDS encoding NADH-quinone oxidoreductase subunit C, with protein MDEVIQVDPLVDLGEHIARALGPAILSQEVAFGELTLTAERDAIVAVATFLRDDPRCRFISFVDVCGADYPARDERFDVVYHFMSPHLNQRIRIKVSADDVTPVPSITGVFRGAEWFEREAYDLYGVLFSGHGDLRRILTDYGFDGHPLRKDFPTTGFVEVRYDEERKRVVYEPVKLMQEYRSFDYLSPWEGTDYVLPGDEKAKQ; from the coding sequence ATGGATGAAGTAATCCAGGTCGATCCGCTTGTGGACCTTGGCGAGCACATTGCGCGCGCGCTTGGCCCGGCGATCCTGTCGCAGGAAGTTGCCTTTGGCGAACTCACCCTGACGGCCGAAAGAGACGCGATTGTGGCCGTGGCCACTTTCCTGCGCGACGACCCGCGCTGCCGGTTCATCAGCTTCGTCGATGTGTGCGGTGCCGACTATCCCGCGCGCGACGAGCGATTCGATGTCGTCTATCACTTCATGAGCCCGCATCTGAACCAGCGCATCCGCATCAAGGTTTCGGCCGATGACGTGACGCCGGTTCCGAGCATTACGGGGGTTTTCCGCGGTGCCGAATGGTTCGAGCGCGAGGCGTACGACCTCTACGGCGTGCTGTTCTCGGGCCATGGCGATCTGCGCCGCATCCTGACCGATTATGGTTTTGACGGGCATCCGTTGCGCAAGGACTTCCCGACCACCGGCTTTGTCGAGGTGCGTTATGACGAGGAGCGTAAGCGCGTCGTCTACGAGCCGGTCAAGCTGATGCAGGAATATCGTTCGTTCGACTATCTGTCGCCTTGGGAGGGTACGGATTACGTGCTGCCCGGTGACGAGAAGGCCAAGCAATGA
- a CDS encoding NuoB/complex I 20 kDa subunit family protein, whose protein sequence is MGLSEQNGTLVAPRPTGLVDPRTGKTAGAADPFFTDVTDELADKGFLVSTVSQLVNWARTGSLMWMQTGLACCAVEMMQMSMPRYDIERFGTAPRASPRQSDVLIVAGTLTNKMAPALRKVYDQMPEPRYVISMGSCANGGGYYHYSYSVVRGCDRVLPVDVYVPGCPPTAEALLYGILLLQKKIRRTGTIER, encoded by the coding sequence ATGGGATTGAGCGAACAGAACGGTACGCTGGTCGCGCCGCGCCCCACAGGCCTCGTCGATCCGCGCACCGGCAAGACGGCCGGCGCCGCCGATCCGTTTTTCACCGATGTTACGGACGAACTGGCCGACAAGGGCTTCCTGGTTTCGACCGTTTCGCAACTGGTCAATTGGGCCCGTACCGGCTCGTTGATGTGGATGCAGACGGGCCTGGCCTGCTGCGCCGTCGAGATGATGCAGATGTCGATGCCGCGCTACGATATCGAGCGTTTCGGCACAGCGCCGCGCGCCTCGCCGCGCCAGTCCGACGTGCTGATCGTGGCCGGCACGCTGACCAACAAGATGGCTCCGGCTCTGCGCAAGGTCTATGACCAGATGCCCGAGCCGCGCTACGTCATCTCCATGGGTAGCTGCGCCAATGGTGGCGGCTACTATCACTATTCCTATTCGGTCGTGCGGGGTTGCGATCGCGTTTTGCCGGTGGACGTTTACGTCCCGGGCTGCCCGCCCACGGCCGAAGCGCTTCTTTACGGCATTCTGTTGCTGCAAAAGAAAATCCGCCGCACCGGCACAATCGAACGCTAG
- a CDS encoding NADH-quinone oxidoreductase subunit A, which yields MTDLLSDYLPIVIFLGLAGLIGLALLIAPFIVAVKNPDPEKVSAFEAGFDAFDDARMKFDVRFYLVCILFIIFDLEVAFLFPWAVAFREVGWFGFWSMMIFLGVLTVGFIYEWRKGALEWD from the coding sequence ATGACTGACCTGCTCAGCGACTATCTGCCGATTGTCATATTCCTTGGCCTGGCCGGCCTTATTGGTCTGGCCCTGCTGATTGCCCCCTTCATTGTTGCGGTCAAAAATCCCGATCCCGAGAAGGTTTCGGCATTCGAGGCTGGCTTTGACGCCTTTGACGATGCGCGCATGAAGTTCGACGTGCGATTCTACCTCGTCTGTATTCTCTTCATCATCTTCGACCTTGAAGTGGCGTTCCTGTTCCCCTGGGCCGTTGCCTTCCGTGAGGTTGGCTGGTTCGGTTTCTGGTCGATGATGATCTTCCTCGGCGTGCTGACCGTCGGCTTTATCTATGAATGGCGGAAAGGGGCCTTGGAATGGGATTGA
- a CDS encoding outer membrane protein: MFVRSLSLGVAAAALLAGGAQAADLIIPTTPQPIYEAAGFDWEGLYVGVRAGGQFTGTDASLYAGYPVSTTSGVLGAAVGVNFIPVDPFLIGAEVTGDYIWNNAFSTGEFFANLRAGAVVTDSVLVYAIGGIGTNNRTGFNQGVYQLGGGVELAVTDSVTVRGELVGQGDFDGANDAFFEGAKATVGVFYHF; encoded by the coding sequence ATGTTTGTACGTTCGCTTTCTCTCGGTGTGGCTGCTGCCGCGCTGCTCGCTGGTGGTGCTCAGGCCGCCGATCTCATCATCCCGACCACCCCGCAGCCGATCTATGAAGCTGCCGGTTTCGATTGGGAAGGTCTCTATGTTGGTGTTCGCGCTGGTGGCCAGTTCACCGGTACCGACGCCAGCCTCTACGCCGGCTATCCGGTCAGCACGACTTCGGGCGTTCTCGGCGCTGCCGTCGGCGTGAACTTCATCCCCGTCGATCCCTTCCTGATCGGCGCTGAAGTCACCGGCGACTACATCTGGAACAACGCCTTCAGCACCGGCGAATTCTTCGCCAACCTGCGTGCTGGTGCTGTCGTGACCGACTCGGTCCTCGTGTACGCCATCGGCGGTATCGGTACCAACAACCGTACCGGCTTCAACCAGGGCGTCTACCAGCTCGGCGGCGGTGTTGAACTGGCCGTGACCGACTCGGTCACCGTTCGCGGTGAACTGGTTGGCCAGGGCGACTTCGACGGTGCCAACGACGCTTTCTTCGAAGGCGCCAAGGCCACCGTTGGTGTGTTCTACCACTTCTAA
- a CDS encoding outer membrane protein, which yields MSLFNKMALAALATTIPMGTAFAADLITVPTSTPVEMPIYEEPGFDWSGFYAGVYGGAQNGSDSGTQYGLGVQAGVNAQFDFYLLGAEVAVHGLTGGDAVGETTYGQILGRAGLVVSDDVLVYAAGGYGIDLGPPDEQDLLLGGGVELAVTDSITVEAQYLHGFPLNDGTNSKNQFTVGANFHF from the coding sequence ATGAGCTTGTTCAACAAAATGGCGCTTGCGGCGCTCGCCACGACCATCCCGATGGGCACTGCTTTCGCGGCGGACCTGATCACGGTCCCCACCAGCACCCCGGTCGAGATGCCGATCTACGAGGAACCCGGTTTTGACTGGAGCGGCTTTTATGCCGGCGTCTATGGCGGTGCCCAGAACGGGTCCGACAGCGGTACGCAATATGGCCTGGGCGTCCAGGCGGGTGTGAACGCCCAGTTCGACTTCTATCTTCTGGGTGCGGAAGTGGCCGTTCATGGCCTGACCGGCGGCGATGCCGTGGGCGAAACCACTTATGGCCAGATTCTCGGCCGCGCTGGTCTCGTGGTCAGCGATGACGTGCTGGTCTATGCCGCCGGCGGTTACGGCATCGATCTTGGCCCGCCCGATGAGCAGGACCTGCTGCTCGGCGGCGGCGTGGAGCTGGCGGTTACCGACAGCATCACCGTCGAGGCCCAGTACCTGCACGGCTTCCCGCTCAATGACGGGACCAATAGCAAGAACCAGTTCACGGTCGGCGCCAACTTCCACTTCTAA
- the msrA gene encoding peptide-methionine (S)-S-oxide reductase MsrA → MPSSRRAVLAALLVLPALSFMQWNQSVTAEEAPVEIPPPAKDLTDTGPSATAVFAGGCFWGVQGVFQHLQGVTRAVSGYSGGAAETATYEQTGSGTTGHAETVEITYDPAVVSFGELLQVYFSVAHNPTQLNYQGPDHGTQYRSTIFPMSDEQAEIARAYIAQLDETGLFEGPIVTTIEPFQAFYPAEQYHQDFLTLNPTWPYIVFNDLPKIAALKALFPEQYRDEPVLVGTL, encoded by the coding sequence ATGCCCAGTTCCCGCCGCGCCGTCCTGGCCGCACTGCTCGTTCTACCCGCCCTGTCATTCATGCAATGGAATCAGTCGGTTACCGCCGAAGAAGCGCCGGTTGAAATTCCGCCGCCGGCCAAAGACCTCACGGATACCGGCCCATCGGCCACGGCCGTTTTCGCCGGCGGCTGCTTCTGGGGCGTGCAGGGCGTGTTCCAGCATCTGCAGGGCGTCACCCGCGCAGTCTCGGGCTATTCCGGCGGTGCTGCCGAGACGGCCACTTACGAACAAACCGGCAGCGGCACGACCGGCCACGCCGAAACCGTTGAAATCACTTACGATCCGGCCGTGGTCAGCTTTGGCGAGCTGCTACAGGTCTATTTCTCGGTCGCCCATAACCCGACCCAGCTCAACTACCAGGGACCCGACCACGGCACGCAATATCGCTCGACCATCTTCCCGATGAGCGACGAACAGGCCGAAATCGCCCGCGCCTATATCGCCCAGCTCGACGAAACCGGCCTGTTCGAAGGACCCATCGTCACCACGATCGAGCCGTTCCAGGCCTTCTACCCGGCCGAGCAGTACCATCAGGATTTCCTGACGCTGAATCCGACCTGGCCCTATATCGTGTTCAACGACCTGCCCAAGATCGCTGCGCTCAAGGCGCTGTTTCCTGAGCAGTATCGGGATGAACCGGTGCTTGTCGGCACGCTCTAG
- a CDS encoding HU family DNA-binding protein: MNKNDLVGVVADKATITKAQAAEAVDAVFEAITGSLKSGEEVRLVGFGTFAVSQRKASTGRNPATGAEIKIPASNQAKFKPGKGLKDAIN; encoded by the coding sequence ATGAACAAGAACGATCTGGTTGGCGTCGTCGCCGACAAAGCGACGATCACCAAGGCACAGGCCGCTGAAGCGGTGGACGCAGTGTTCGAGGCAATCACCGGCTCGCTGAAGTCTGGTGAAGAAGTCCGTCTCGTTGGTTTCGGCACCTTCGCCGTGTCGCAGCGCAAGGCTTCGACCGGCCGCAACCCGGCCACCGGCGCTGAGATCAAGATCCCGGCCTCGAACCAGGCCAAGTTCAAGCCCGGCAAGGGCCTGAAGGATGCGATCAACTAA
- the tet gene encoding Tet(A)/Tet(B)/Tet(C) family tetracycline efflux MFS transporter, which yields MNKALIVILGAVTLDAVGIGLIFPILPALLRDVGHMSEVATLLGIMLALYSACQFLFSPILGVLSDRFGRRPVLLVSLAGAAIDYLIMAFAPQLWLLVLGRAISGITSANMAVATAYITDISNEEERAKRFGLFHAMFGIGFIIGPVLGGILGDFWVRAPFIAAALLNGVNFALALFVLPESRKGQPGAQFTWDTLNPFKPLKWALTFSALIPLMAIFVIMNFVGTMYGTIWALFSEDSFQWNGMMIGLSLGAFGVFHAGAQAFLTGPAVARLGERWALVVGMACELTALVILGLATQGWILFALAPLFALGGIGMPALQSLTTTQVGPDKQGQLQGVLASLVSLAAVFGPLFFSFTYFAIRGTWPGLVWIVGAGIYLLALPLMLGIRRRAPPIPAVGE from the coding sequence TTGAACAAGGCCCTTATCGTCATTCTCGGCGCTGTCACCCTCGATGCCGTCGGCATCGGCCTGATCTTCCCCATCCTGCCGGCTTTGTTGCGCGATGTCGGCCACATGTCCGAAGTCGCGACGCTGCTCGGCATTATGCTGGCGCTCTATTCGGCCTGCCAGTTCCTGTTCTCGCCCATTCTCGGCGTGTTGAGCGATCGTTTCGGGCGGCGGCCGGTATTGCTGGTTTCGCTGGCTGGCGCTGCCATCGACTATCTCATCATGGCCTTCGCGCCCCAACTCTGGCTGCTGGTGCTGGGGCGCGCCATTTCCGGCATAACCAGCGCCAATATGGCGGTGGCCACGGCCTATATCACCGACATCTCCAATGAGGAGGAGCGGGCCAAGCGCTTCGGCCTGTTCCATGCCATGTTCGGCATCGGCTTCATCATCGGGCCAGTCCTGGGCGGCATCCTGGGCGATTTCTGGGTGCGCGCGCCCTTCATCGCGGCGGCGCTGCTCAATGGCGTCAATTTCGCGCTGGCGCTGTTCGTGCTGCCGGAATCACGCAAGGGCCAGCCCGGCGCCCAGTTCACCTGGGACACGCTCAATCCCTTCAAGCCCCTCAAATGGGCACTCACCTTCTCGGCGTTGATTCCGCTGATGGCTATCTTCGTCATCATGAATTTCGTCGGCACCATGTATGGCACGATCTGGGCGCTGTTCAGCGAGGACAGCTTCCAGTGGAACGGCATGATGATCGGCCTGTCGCTGGGTGCCTTCGGCGTTTTCCATGCCGGCGCCCAGGCCTTCCTCACCGGGCCGGCCGTTGCCCGGCTCGGTGAACGCTGGGCTTTGGTGGTCGGCATGGCCTGCGAACTCACCGCTTTGGTGATTCTGGGGCTGGCTACGCAGGGCTGGATTCTGTTCGCGCTGGCGCCGCTCTTTGCCCTTGGCGGCATCGGCATGCCGGCCCTGCAGTCGCTCACCACGACTCAGGTGGGGCCCGATAAGCAGGGGCAATTGCAGGGCGTTCTGGCGAGTCTGGTCAGTCTGGCGGCCGTGTTCGGCCCGCTTTTCTTCAGTTTCACCTATTTTGCCATTCGCGGCACCTGGCCGGGCCTGGTCTGGATCGTCGGGGCGGGAATTTACCTGTTGGCACTGCCACTTATGTTGGGAATCAGGCGGCGCGCCCCCCCCATTCCCGCGGTGGGTGAATAG
- the tet(30) gene encoding tetracycline efflux MFS transporter Tet(30), whose protein sequence is MNKALIVILSTVALDAIGAGLIFPILPDLLVEVTGGGDIGLLYGLMLVVYAAMQFIFSPVLGALSDRFGRRPVLLLSLAGTLLDYLVMALSPLGWVLVVGRAMAGITSANMAVASAYITDITPADQRAQRFGLVGAVMSTGFIIGPVIGGVMGAWWLRSPFLAAALFNGLNLLVALFVLPESRKAAAGKFDLKEINPLRPLLWLWNFKPLLPMVIVSVVFGLVAAVPGTIWVLYGAARFGWDSVHMGLSFAVFGICGTLAQAFLVGPLSRRFGDLGTLMVGVAFDTLAYILMAFANQSWMGYAVAPLFALGGVAMPALQSLLTSRVSDEQQGQLQGVMASLMSLAGIVGPVLTTIVFFSTKDLWIGTIWIVGAGLYLLATPLFATVRTVKPVPA, encoded by the coding sequence ATGAACAAGGCCCTGATCGTCATTCTATCCACCGTCGCCCTCGATGCCATCGGGGCCGGCCTGATTTTCCCCATCCTGCCCGACCTGCTGGTCGAGGTCACCGGCGGCGGCGATATCGGCCTGCTTTACGGCCTGATGCTGGTCGTCTATGCGGCGATGCAATTCATCTTCTCGCCCGTCCTGGGCGCCCTCAGTGACCGCTTCGGCCGCCGTCCCGTCCTGCTGCTGTCGCTGGCCGGCACGCTGCTGGACTATCTGGTCATGGCCCTGTCGCCACTCGGCTGGGTGCTGGTCGTGGGCCGGGCCATGGCCGGCATCACCAGTGCCAACATGGCGGTGGCCAGCGCCTATATCACCGACATCACCCCGGCCGACCAGCGGGCGCAGCGGTTTGGCCTGGTGGGCGCGGTCATGAGCACCGGCTTCATCATCGGCCCTGTTATCGGCGGCGTCATGGGTGCCTGGTGGCTGCGCTCGCCCTTCCTGGCCGCCGCCCTGTTCAACGGTCTCAACCTGCTGGTGGCGCTTTTCGTGCTCCCCGAAAGCCGCAAGGCCGCAGCGGGCAAATTCGATCTGAAAGAGATCAACCCGCTACGCCCGCTGCTCTGGCTGTGGAATTTCAAGCCCTTGCTGCCCATGGTCATCGTGTCGGTCGTCTTCGGCCTCGTGGCCGCGGTGCCCGGCACCATCTGGGTGCTGTATGGCGCTGCACGATTCGGTTGGGATTCGGTCCATATGGGCCTGTCCTTCGCTGTCTTCGGCATCTGCGGCACGCTCGCCCAGGCATTTCTCGTCGGTCCGCTGTCGCGCCGCTTCGGCGACCTTGGGACGCTGATGGTCGGGGTCGCCTTCGATACCCTGGCCTATATCCTGATGGCTTTCGCCAATCAGAGCTGGATGGGCTATGCCGTCGCCCCGCTCTTCGCGCTGGGCGGTGTCGCCATGCCGGCGCTGCAATCGCTGCTGACCAGCCGCGTCAGCGACGAGCAGCAGGGCCAGCTGCAAGGCGTCATGGCCAGCCTGATGAGCCTGGCCGGTATTGTCGGCCCGGTGCTGACCACGATCGTGTTCTTCTCGACCAAGGACCTGTGGATCGGCACAATCTGGATCGTGGGGGCAGGGCTCTACCTGCTCGCCACGCCGCTGTTTGCCACGGTGAGGACCGTAAAGCCCGTCCCGGCCTGA
- a CDS encoding TetR/AcrR family transcriptional regulator C-terminal domain-containing protein: MAIDRSRIVDEAMALLNEVGIDKLTTRKLAERLGVQQPALYWHFRNKSALLDAVNSEMLARYHTHRLPSPGQDWVDFTFANARSIRTTLLSVRDGARLTAGTRPSESEFADTEQVLQLYVDAGFSPAEAFGIAISVTRYVVGYVLEEQGERERTDEEDDAGINPMAEVAAFPLLSEALVPLFKTGTINTEAVFEGGLSYMVEGMKLSLVAKG, from the coding sequence ATGGCGATTGATCGCAGCCGTATCGTCGACGAGGCCATGGCCTTGCTCAACGAGGTTGGCATCGACAAGCTGACCACACGGAAACTGGCCGAGCGCCTGGGCGTGCAGCAACCGGCGCTCTACTGGCATTTCAGGAACAAGTCGGCTTTGCTCGACGCGGTGAACAGCGAGATGCTGGCGCGCTACCACACCCATCGCCTGCCCTCGCCCGGACAGGATTGGGTGGACTTCACCTTCGCCAATGCCCGCAGCATCAGGACGACACTGCTGTCGGTGCGGGACGGTGCGCGCCTCACGGCCGGCACACGGCCATCGGAGAGCGAGTTCGCCGACACCGAACAGGTGTTGCAACTCTATGTCGATGCGGGCTTTTCACCGGCCGAGGCCTTCGGCATCGCCATCTCGGTGACCCGCTATGTGGTGGGCTATGTGCTGGAGGAACAGGGCGAGCGCGAACGCACCGACGAGGAAGATGATGCCGGCATCAACCCGATGGCGGAGGTGGCAGCATTCCCCCTGTTGTCGGAAGCGCTGGTGCCGTTGTTCAAGACGGGAACCATCAATACCGAAGCGGTGTTCGAGGGCGGGCTGAGCTATATGGTGGAGGGGATGAAGCTGAGTTTGGTGGCGAAGGGATAG
- the lon gene encoding endopeptidase La translates to MTDVTPATGDFSRDRVYPVLPLRDIVVFPGMIVPLFVGREKSVKALEEVMRDDKHILVVTQKNAQDDDPAPDQIYATGTIATVLQLLKLPDGTVKVLVEGLHRATIDRYLQTDEYFEAEASILPEPEEDATEIEALSRSATTEFESYVKLNKKISAEVVAAVGQIENHSKLADTIASHLVIKINEKEDLLSTVSVAERFQKILGLMEGEIGVLQVEKRIRSRVKRQMEKTQREYYLNEQMKAIQKELGDGEEGSNEIQEIEERIAKTRLSKEARTKAEAELKKLKSMSPMSAEATVVRNYLDTLLGLPWGKKSKVKRDLVLAEKVLDEDHYGLEKVKERILEYLAVQSRTGSLKGPILCLVGPPGVGKTSLGKSIAKATGREFVRMALGGVRDEAEIRGHRRTYIGSMPGKVIQSLKKVGKSNPLFLLDEIDKMGQDFRGDPSSALLEVLDPEQNHTFADHYLEVDYDLSDVMFVTTSNTLNIPGPLMDRMEIIRLSGYTEQEKHAIAKQHLIPETLKENGLAHGEFELSDEMLTALIQRYTREAGVRNLKREIGKLMRKAVTEIVKTKVKTIVIDEDKLTKYLGADIYKHGEIEAEAQVGLVTGLAWTSVGGELLTIEGVMTPGKGRMTVTGNIKEVMKESLTAATAYVRSRSIDFGIKPPMFDTRDIHVHLPEGATPKDGPSAGIGLATAIVSVMTGIAVRNDVAMTGEITLRGRVLPIGGLKEKLLAALRGGIKTVLIPEENVRDLAEIPDIVKEGMEIVPVSRMDQVIERALVRKPEPIEWNFEDTTPAVSTTVDTGEDATAGLPH, encoded by the coding sequence ATGACGGACGTCACCCCCGCCACTGGCGATTTCAGCCGGGACCGGGTTTACCCAGTTCTTCCCCTGCGTGATATCGTCGTTTTCCCCGGCATGATCGTGCCGCTGTTCGTCGGCCGCGAGAAATCGGTCAAGGCGCTTGAAGAGGTCATGCGCGACGACAAGCACATTCTCGTCGTGACCCAGAAGAACGCGCAGGATGACGATCCGGCCCCGGACCAGATTTACGCCACGGGCACCATTGCCACCGTGCTGCAGCTGCTCAAGCTCCCCGACGGCACGGTCAAGGTGTTGGTCGAAGGCCTGCATCGCGCCACCATCGACCGCTACCTGCAGACCGACGAATATTTCGAGGCCGAAGCCTCCATCCTGCCCGAGCCGGAGGAAGACGCCACCGAGATCGAGGCTTTGTCGCGTTCGGCCACCACCGAATTCGAGAGCTATGTGAAGCTCAACAAGAAGATTTCGGCCGAGGTCGTCGCTGCCGTCGGGCAGATCGAGAACCACTCCAAGCTCGCCGATACCATTGCCAGCCACCTCGTCATCAAGATCAACGAGAAGGAAGACCTGCTCTCGACCGTTTCGGTCGCCGAGCGCTTCCAGAAGATTTTGGGCCTCATGGAAGGCGAGATCGGCGTGTTGCAGGTGGAAAAGCGCATCCGCTCCCGCGTCAAGCGGCAGATGGAGAAGACGCAGCGCGAATATTACCTCAACGAGCAGATGAAGGCGATCCAGAAGGAACTGGGCGACGGCGAGGAAGGCTCCAACGAGATCCAGGAGATCGAGGAGCGCATCGCCAAGACCCGCCTCAGCAAGGAAGCCCGCACCAAGGCCGAGGCTGAGCTGAAGAAGCTCAAGTCGATGAGCCCGATGTCGGCCGAAGCCACTGTGGTCCGCAACTATCTCGATACGCTGCTCGGCCTGCCCTGGGGCAAGAAGAGCAAGGTCAAGCGTGACCTGGTCCTGGCCGAAAAGGTGCTGGACGAGGATCACTATGGCCTCGAAAAGGTCAAGGAACGGATCCTGGAATATCTGGCCGTGCAGAGCCGCACCGGCTCGCTCAAGGGCCCGATTCTCTGCCTCGTCGGCCCTCCGGGCGTCGGTAAGACCTCTTTGGGCAAGTCCATCGCCAAGGCGACGGGCCGCGAATTCGTGCGCATGGCGCTGGGCGGCGTACGGGACGAAGCCGAAATCCGCGGCCACCGCCGCACCTATATCGGCTCCATGCCCGGCAAGGTCATCCAGTCGCTCAAGAAGGTCGGCAAATCCAACCCGCTCTTCCTGCTCGACGAGATCGACAAGATGGGCCAGGATTTCCGTGGCGATCCCAGCTCGGCATTGCTCGAAGTGCTCGATCCCGAGCAGAACCACACCTTTGCCGATCACTATCTCGAGGTCGATTATGACCTGAGCGACGTGATGTTCGTCACCACCTCGAACACGCTCAACATTCCCGGCCCGCTGATGGACCGCATGGAGATCATTCGCCTCTCGGGTTACACCGAGCAGGAGAAGCACGCGATCGCCAAGCAGCACCTGATCCCCGAGACGCTCAAGGAAAACGGCCTGGCCCATGGCGAGTTCGAGCTTTCCGACGAGATGCTGACCGCTCTGATCCAGCGCTATACCCGCGAAGCGGGCGTGCGTAACCTCAAGCGCGAAATCGGCAAGCTGATGCGCAAGGCCGTGACCGAGATCGTCAAGACCAAGGTCAAGACCATCGTCATCGACGAGGACAAGCTCACCAAGTATCTCGGCGCCGATATCTACAAGCATGGCGAGATCGAAGCCGAAGCGCAGGTTGGCCTGGTGACGGGCCTGGCCTGGACCTCGGTTGGCGGCGAGTTGCTGACCATCGAAGGCGTGATGACGCCGGGCAAGGGTCGTATGACCGTGACCGGCAACATCAAGGAAGTGATGAAGGAATCGCTGACCGCGGCAACGGCCTATGTTCGCTCCCGCTCCATCGATTTCGGCATCAAGCCGCCGATGTTCGACACGCGCGATATCCACGTCCACCTGCCCGAAGGCGCCACCCCCAAGGATGGTCCCTCGGCCGGTATCGGCTTGGCCACTGCCATCGTCTCGGTGATGACCGGCATTGCCGTCCGCAACGATGTCGCCATGACCGGCGAGATCACGCTGCGGGGCAGGGTGCTGCCCATCGGCGGCCTCAAGGAAAAGCTCCTTGCGGCCCTGCGTGGCGGCATCAAAACCGTGCTGATCCCGGAAGAGAATGTCCGCGACCTCGCCGAGATCCCTGACATCGTCAAGGAAGGCATGGAAATCGTCCCGGTCTCCCGCATGGACCAGGTCATCGAGCGCGCGCTTGTCCGCAAGCCCGAGCCCATCGAATGGAACTTCGAGGACACCACGCCTGCGGTCTCGACCACAGTCGACACCGGCGAAGACGCCACAGCCGGCCTGCCGCACTAA
- a CDS encoding Lrp/AsnC family transcriptional regulator produces the protein MILDDLDYRLIALLRTNARTPTNKLALDLKVSRATAKARIDRLMESGAIAGFTVVMSAAPSQGIRAITMVEVDGKHEAAVMKRLLGMPEVRQLHNTNGRWDMVAELEAPDVEAFDDLLRQIRQIDGIASTDTSILLKARRSVG, from the coding sequence ATGATCCTCGATGATCTCGACTACCGCCTCATCGCCCTGCTACGTACCAATGCCCGTACGCCGACCAACAAGCTGGCGCTCGACCTTAAGGTGTCCCGCGCCACCGCCAAGGCGCGCATCGACCGGCTGATGGAAAGCGGCGCCATTGCCGGCTTCACCGTGGTCATGTCGGCCGCGCCGAGCCAGGGCATCCGCGCCATCACCATGGTCGAGGTCGATGGCAAGCACGAAGCCGCGGTCATGAAGCGCCTGCTCGGCATGCCCGAGGTGCGCCAGCTCCACAACACCAATGGCCGCTGGGACATGGTGGCCGAGCTCGAAGCGCCTGACGTGGAGGCCTTTGACGACCTGCTGCGCCAGATCCGCCAAATCGACGGAATCGCCTCGACCGATACAAGCATTCTGCTCAAGGCGCGGCGAAGCGTAGGGTAG